One window of the Peptacetobacter hiranonis genome contains the following:
- a CDS encoding family 10 glycosylhydrolase, which yields MKKILKKLTVVMLAVFMFVGSVSYTNNAQAAEKEMRAAWVSTVYNLDWPKTKNNASKQKQELTQLMDKLKGCGINTIVLQVRPESDALYKSSINPWSKYLTGTQGKDPGYDPLAFAIQEAHKRGMELHAWMNPYRVTSSGTDLNSLVSSHPARKNPSWVIKYNNKMYYDPGNTAVVDYLVKTVKEVVDKYDVDGIHFDDYFYPSSSFPDDASYKAYGKGQDRNNWRRENVNTLLKKVKAVVNARSGCEFGVSPFGIWRNKSSDCPDGSETSGSQSYYNMLADSRTWIRKGYVDYIVPQIYWPIGLKVADYSKLVKWWANEVKGYDVDLYIGQGIYKQGQSSHGGQNIAKEIKNQININKQYSTVKGSMYFSARDIVNNAGIYNDLKSMYGAYNGTIEDKNLPTSTEIIGANRYDTAAKISKKGWNASSTVVIANGLNEIEGIVSNPLASAYNAPVLLAEKDKVSKYTTDELKRLSPSNIIIIGDKSAIGENTVSNIKKVAPSASIKRIEGSNIEELSVNIAKEIDSKANVSKIYVAGENGAADALSVVSKAAEEKAPIIVTSKNSVNSSVKNWIKSNSISSAYFLGENAVISNNVIKEIDSVVSGNVSGNRIGGSNRNQTNARVIKALYPSETYNPVFVAKNRPLVDAISVGVYAARTKSPIVIAGNSLDSEQANILKNKKTNSVFRIGGGISNDTYNKIRENLK from the coding sequence AAAAAACAACGCATCAAAACAGAAACAGGAACTTACACAGTTAATGGATAAATTAAAAGGCTGTGGAATAAATACAATAGTACTTCAGGTTAGACCAGAGTCAGATGCACTTTATAAATCATCTATAAACCCATGGTCTAAGTACTTAACTGGGACACAGGGCAAGGATCCAGGGTATGACCCATTAGCATTTGCAATACAAGAAGCACACAAAAGAGGAATGGAGCTTCATGCATGGATGAACCCATACAGAGTAACATCTTCAGGTACTGACTTAAATTCACTTGTATCATCTCATCCAGCTAGAAAAAATCCAAGCTGGGTAATAAAATATAATAACAAAATGTACTATGATCCAGGTAATACAGCTGTTGTAGACTATCTTGTAAAAACAGTAAAAGAAGTTGTGGATAAATACGACGTAGATGGAATACACTTTGACGATTATTTCTATCCATCATCTTCATTCCCAGATGATGCATCATATAAAGCATATGGAAAAGGGCAGGATAGAAACAACTGGAGAAGAGAAAATGTAAACACTCTTCTTAAAAAAGTGAAAGCTGTTGTAAACGCTAGATCTGGTTGTGAATTTGGTGTAAGTCCATTTGGTATATGGAGAAATAAATCATCAGATTGCCCAGATGGTTCTGAAACTAGTGGCTCACAGTCATACTACAATATGCTTGCAGATTCAAGAACTTGGATAAGAAAAGGATATGTAGATTACATAGTTCCTCAGATATACTGGCCAATAGGGTTAAAAGTAGCTGACTATTCTAAACTTGTAAAATGGTGGGCTAATGAAGTAAAAGGATACGATGTAGACCTTTATATAGGTCAGGGAATATATAAACAGGGTCAGTCAAGCCATGGTGGACAGAATATAGCTAAAGAAATAAAGAATCAGATAAATATAAACAAACAGTACAGTACAGTTAAAGGTAGTATGTATTTCTCAGCCAGAGATATAGTGAATAATGCTGGCATATATAACGACTTAAAGAGTATGTATGGAGCATACAATGGAACAATAGAAGATAAAAACTTACCCACTTCTACAGAGATTATCGGAGCTAATAGATACGATACTGCGGCGAAAATAAGTAAAAAAGGGTGGAATGCATCTTCTACAGTAGTAATAGCAAATGGACTTAATGAAATAGAGGGGATAGTATCAAATCCTCTTGCATCAGCTTATAATGCACCGGTACTTCTTGCAGAAAAAGATAAGGTTAGCAAATATACTACAGATGAATTAAAAAGATTAAGTCCATCTAATATAATAATAATAGGTGACAAAAGTGCTATAGGAGAAAATACTGTTAGCAATATTAAAAAGGTAGCTCCATCAGCTTCTATAAAAAGAATAGAAGGATCAAACATAGAAGAGTTATCTGTAAATATAGCTAAAGAAATAGACTCAAAGGCTAATGTAAGCAAAATATACGTAGCTGGAGAAAATGGTGCAGCAGATGCATTATCAGTTGTGTCTAAAGCAGCTGAGGAAAAAGCACCTATAATAGTTACTTCAAAAAATAGTGTAAATTCATCAGTTAAAAACTGGATAAAATCAAATTCTATATCTTCAGCATATTTCTTAGGAGAAAATGCAGTTATTTCTAATAATGTAATCAAAGAAATAGACTCTGTAGTATCAGGAAATGTATCTGGAAATAGAATAGGTGGAAGCAATAGAAATCAGACTAATGCTAGAGTAATAAAAGCTCTATATCCATCAGAAACTTACAATCCAGTATTTGTGGCTAAAAATAGACCGCTTGTAGATGCAATAAGTGTAGGTGTATACGCAGCAAGAACAAAATCTCCAATTGTAATAGCAGGAAATTCCCTAGATTCTGAACAGGCAAACATACTAAAAAACAAAAAAACTAACAGCGTATTCAGAATAGGTGGAGGAATATCAAACGACACTTACAACAAAATCAGAGAAAATCTTAAATAA
- a CDS encoding LCP family protein, producing the protein MADNRDNPSNKIRRVSASSKNGQSSSPRTNASKVQRSSSRGNSSGNRSSQSINTNVRRSSDSSRSNPSRRAPGGQNRNIKKSPMNSNLNRGSRSSDGNNYDNINKEQPKNRNPRNSGSARAARNAERKRQKRKKIKRIMTVILVIILAFPTVGAISFIKKVADAYDPSIASGVFDNITHINKKGITNILLLGSDAREGEEKSRTDTMMIFTIDTVHDSLKLTSLARDAYVNIPGHGYTKLTHAYYLGGVELLTETIEDNFGVDIHNYALVNFESFMYIIDAIGGVTVNVKESELAELNKFIPETYYWYKDKSQPMQLIESPGEQLLNGYQALSFARIRKNDSAFERDRRQRDVIQAMFSGVKAMSKWQYPKLLNAVLPYLKTNMKTTQIVSLGMSVIRMGSLDIKQFEFPITNSPYSIEGKYKNAGWVIRFTEDSVKILQDFIFNDKQYVK; encoded by the coding sequence TTGGCAGATAATAGAGATAACCCGTCTAACAAGATAAGAAGGGTTAGCGCTTCTTCTAAGAATGGACAGTCTAGTTCTCCACGTACTAATGCCTCAAAAGTTCAGAGGTCGTCTAGTCGTGGCAATTCTTCTGGTAATAGATCATCGCAATCTATAAATACAAATGTCAGAAGAAGTTCAGACAGTTCTCGTTCAAATCCTAGTAGAAGAGCTCCCGGTGGGCAAAATAGGAATATCAAAAAATCTCCTATGAACTCAAATCTAAATAGAGGAAGTCGTTCCTCAGACGGAAATAATTATGACAATATAAATAAAGAGCAACCTAAAAATAGAAATCCAAGAAATAGCGGTAGTGCTCGTGCTGCTAGAAATGCAGAGAGAAAAAGACAGAAGAGAAAGAAGATTAAGCGTATAATGACTGTTATATTAGTTATTATTTTAGCCTTCCCTACTGTAGGTGCTATTTCATTTATTAAAAAGGTTGCAGACGCATATGATCCATCTATTGCAAGTGGTGTATTCGACAATATTACACATATAAACAAAAAAGGTATTACTAATATCCTTTTACTTGGATCAGATGCCAGAGAAGGCGAGGAAAAGTCTAGAACGGATACTATGATGATATTTACAATAGATACCGTACACGATTCTCTAAAGCTTACTTCTCTTGCTAGGGATGCGTATGTAAATATTCCTGGACATGGATATACTAAGCTTACCCATGCCTATTATTTAGGTGGTGTCGAGCTTCTTACAGAAACTATAGAAGATAACTTTGGTGTAGATATACATAACTACGCACTTGTCAATTTTGAATCGTTTATGTATATTATCGATGCTATTGGCGGTGTTACGGTAAATGTTAAGGAATCTGAGCTTGCTGAGCTTAATAAATTCATCCCTGAAACGTATTATTGGTATAAGGATAAATCTCAGCCTATGCAACTTATAGAATCTCCTGGTGAACAGCTTCTAAATGGATATCAGGCACTTTCATTTGCTCGTATAAGAAAGAACGACTCTGCATTTGAGAGAGATAGACGTCAGAGAGACGTTATACAGGCAATGTTCTCTGGGGTTAAGGCTATGTCCAAATGGCAGTATCCAAAGCTTTTAAATGCTGTTTTACCTTATTTAAAGACTAATATGAAAACTACACAGATAGTTTCACTTGGAATGTCTGTTATAAGAATGGGAAGTCTTGATATTAAACAATTTGAATTCCCTATAACAAACTCACCATATTCTATTGAAGGTAAGTATAAGAATGCTGGATGGGTAATAAGATTTACTGAGGACTCTGTAAAAATACTACAGGACTTCATATTTAATGATAAACAATATGTAAAATAA
- a CDS encoding DDE-type integrase/transposase/recombinase produces MSEFHYYVNGEKHRLYLSAILDLYDRRIVAYTIGDSNNTELVYNMFDFAVKNNPKAHPIFHSDRGYQYTNRTFHSKLVAAGMTQSMSRIARCIDNGPMEGFWGIIKRERYYGKKFNSRKELVDMIENYINYYNNSRLQRKLGVLTPFEKHEEFLKVA; encoded by the coding sequence GTGTCAGAGTTTCACTACTATGTAAATGGAGAAAAACATAGACTTTATCTAAGTGCAATTCTAGATCTTTATGATAGAAGAATTGTTGCTTATACAATCGGAGATTCAAATAATACAGAACTAGTGTATAATATGTTTGATTTTGCCGTAAAAAATAACCCAAAAGCACACCCAATTTTTCATTCAGATAGAGGGTATCAATATACGAACAGAACTTTTCATTCTAAATTGGTAGCCGCAGGCATGACACAAAGTATGTCTAGAATAGCTAGATGTATTGATAATGGACCAATGGAAGGTTTTTGGGGGATTATAAAAAGAGAAAGATATTACGGAAAAAAATTTAATAGCAGAAAAGAATTAGTTGATATGATAGAAAATTATATAAATTATTATAACAATTCAAGATTACAAAGAAAGTTAGGTGTATTAACACCTTTTGAAAAGCATGAAGAATTTTTAAAAGTAGCATAA
- a CDS encoding IS3 family transposase: MQRVRNNYIYAAIKEVHEKHHYPISSLCKISNVSKSGYFKWLKHQKTYNDIRNEKIANIIEKIHSDYPDKGYRRIRDDLYRYYNINVNDKRILRICRVLQIKSTIKYKNNGCTIQNQHPTYTTENILNRNFKADAPDENG, translated from the coding sequence TTGCAGAGAGTACGAAATAATTATATATACGCAGCTATAAAAGAAGTGCATGAAAAACATCATTATCCAATAAGTTCTCTATGTAAAATAAGCAATGTAAGTAAAAGTGGTTACTTTAAATGGTTAAAACATCAAAAAACTTACAATGATATAAGAAATGAAAAAATTGCTAATATCATAGAAAAAATACACTCTGACTATCCCGACAAAGGCTACCGCCGTATTAGAGATGATTTATACAGATATTATAATATAAATGTAAATGATAAAAGAATACTACGTATTTGTCGTGTACTTCAAATTAAATCAACTATAAAATATAAAAATAATGGATGTACAATTCAAAATCAACATCCTACATATACAACAGAAAATATTCTTAATAGAAATTTTAAAGCTGATGCACCTGATGAAAATGGCTAA
- a CDS encoding helix-turn-helix domain-containing protein, giving the protein MPRSNVTAKQKLDAVKKILSGEESRRHIRQIYGVAHSSVEEWILKYQIKGEKAFSDKFQKVEYSKEVKEAAVKAYLNGDGSQNEICRIYGLNSRSPLEQWIKEYNSNKELKSSKSIGGTIMTKNKKTSFEERVEIAQYCIKFGHSYSEAAEKYNISYTQARSYALKYKESGKDALKDKRGKRKSEDQLTEVEHLRREIKRLENEKRQAEMEIALLKKIQEIERR; this is encoded by the coding sequence ATGCCTAGAAGCAATGTAACCGCAAAACAAAAATTAGATGCAGTAAAAAAGATTCTTTCTGGCGAAGAAAGTCGAAGACATATTCGGCAGATTTATGGTGTAGCTCATTCTTCTGTCGAAGAATGGATTTTAAAATATCAAATAAAAGGAGAAAAAGCTTTTAGTGATAAATTTCAAAAAGTTGAATATTCAAAGGAAGTTAAAGAAGCAGCAGTTAAAGCATATTTAAATGGTGATGGTTCACAAAATGAAATTTGTAGAATTTATGGACTTAATTCAAGAAGTCCACTTGAACAATGGATAAAGGAGTATAATAGTAATAAAGAATTAAAATCTTCTAAATCCATTGGAGGAACTATTATGACTAAAAATAAAAAAACTAGCTTTGAAGAAAGAGTTGAAATTGCTCAATATTGCATTAAATTTGGACATAGTTACAGCGAAGCTGCTGAAAAATATAACATATCATATACACAAGCACGTAGCTACGCTCTTAAATATAAAGAATCTGGCAAGGATGCTCTAAAAGATAAAAGAGGAAAAAGAAAATCTGAAGATCAATTAACAGAAGTAGAACATCTTCGCAGAGAAATAAAACGATTAGAAAATGAAAAAAGACAGGCTGAAATGGAGATAGCTTTATTAAAAAAAATACAGGAAATAGAGAGGAGGTGA
- a CDS encoding LCP family protein, which produces MSKLRKLVILLAVLVIAFPTCVFGYVYTKLKTVQDNGDYDALNSLDHKNDSGITNILLLGTDGRPGENAQRSDAMMILTVDNKNKSLKLTSLGRDTYVDIPGHGKQKLTHAYFYGKADLLIETIEENFKLDIHDYAQVDFYSFMDIINVLGGVTVDVQESELKELNKFIPETYSWYEHDDKGKIKYVTKAGKQNLNAYQALSFARIRKNDGTMERDNRQRMVIEAMVKKLKGLPISKYNDLMNSVLPYVKTNMSPATILGLAKDVLSIGNFDITSLQFPLHPEREVRLGKAGYVIPFEEYEVDILHDFIFKNIVPTKELIDNADKQYGRTDYSDYTEDNSSSSSSSSSSSSSSDLDEDSTSSGSSSHSGSSSHSSGGSSHSGGSSSSGSSSDDSSSSGSSSGSSDSDSSSGGSDSGSSDSGSSDSGSGEVTE; this is translated from the coding sequence TTGTCTAAACTCAGAAAGCTTGTTATACTTCTTGCGGTTCTTGTTATAGCCTTTCCGACATGTGTGTTTGGATATGTATATACAAAATTAAAAACTGTTCAGGATAATGGTGATTACGATGCCCTGAATAGTCTGGACCACAAAAATGATAGCGGCATAACAAATATTCTTCTTCTTGGTACAGATGGTAGACCTGGCGAAAATGCTCAGAGATCTGATGCTATGATGATTCTTACTGTTGATAATAAAAACAAGAGTCTAAAGCTTACTTCTCTTGGTCGTGATACATATGTAGATATACCTGGACATGGAAAACAAAAATTAACTCATGCCTACTTCTACGGAAAAGCAGATTTACTTATCGAAACTATAGAAGAAAACTTCAAGCTTGATATTCACGATTACGCTCAGGTCGATTTCTATTCATTTATGGATATAATAAACGTACTTGGTGGTGTAACGGTTGATGTTCAAGAAAGTGAGTTAAAAGAGCTTAATAAATTTATACCAGAAACATATTCTTGGTATGAACATGATGACAAAGGTAAGATAAAATATGTAACTAAGGCAGGTAAACAAAATCTAAATGCATACCAAGCACTTTCATTTGCTCGTATAAGAAAAAATGACGGTACTATGGAAAGAGATAATAGACAGAGAATGGTTATAGAAGCTATGGTTAAAAAACTAAAAGGTCTTCCAATATCAAAATACAACGACCTTATGAACTCTGTTTTACCATATGTTAAAACAAATATGTCACCTGCAACAATACTTGGACTTGCAAAAGACGTACTTTCAATTGGTAACTTCGATATAACTTCACTTCAGTTCCCTCTTCACCCAGAACGTGAAGTAAGACTTGGAAAAGCAGGTTATGTTATACCATTTGAAGAATACGAAGTAGATATATTACACGATTTCATATTTAAAAATATAGTTCCTACAAAAGAACTTATAGATAATGCGGATAAACAGTATGGAAGAACAGATTACAGCGATTATACAGAAGATAATTCTTCATCAAGTTCTTCTAGTTCATCTAGCTCATCTTCATCTGATTTAGATGAAGATAGTACTTCTAGTGGAAGCTCTAGTCATTCTGGAAGCAGCAGCCATTCTTCTGGTGGAAGCAGTCACTCTGGTGGTTCTAGCTCAAGTGGCTCTAGTTCTGATGATAGTTCTTCTAGTGGCTCTAGTTCAGGAAGCTCTGATTCTGACAGCTCTAGTGGTGGTTCTGATTCAGGAAGCTCTGATTCTGGTAGCAGCGACTCTGGTAGTGGAGAAGTAACTGAATAA
- a CDS encoding HAD family hydrolase, translated as MIKLIATDLDGTLLDNNGELNEEFNHVFNELYKKGVTFMAASGRQYPSLETLFESVKDKMMFIAENGTFAVNKGEELLCDPMDKKNVEDIIDFTRAAENKEILLNTKYTAYTECKDEEFLKMLDIYCSSVTVVDDLKDVKEDVLKTAIYDDRPISEHCQDYFDKFGDYMTVCTSGPHWLDIMEKGVTKGKALEHIKERYGLKSEEIMIFGDQMNDLELIECGYYSYAMENAIDALKEKARFIAGKNSENGVLEKIKEVFNI; from the coding sequence ATGATAAAGCTTATAGCGACAGATTTAGACGGGACTCTATTAGACAATAATGGAGAATTAAACGAAGAATTTAATCATGTTTTTAATGAATTATATAAAAAGGGAGTTACATTTATGGCTGCTAGTGGTAGACAGTATCCATCACTAGAAACACTTTTTGAATCAGTAAAAGATAAAATGATGTTTATAGCTGAAAATGGAACATTTGCAGTAAATAAAGGGGAAGAACTATTATGTGATCCTATGGACAAGAAAAATGTAGAAGATATAATAGACTTTACAAGAGCTGCAGAAAATAAAGAAATTCTTTTAAATACTAAATACACTGCATATACAGAATGTAAGGATGAAGAATTCTTAAAAATGTTAGATATATACTGCTCAAGTGTAACAGTTGTAGATGATTTAAAAGATGTTAAGGAAGATGTACTAAAAACAGCAATATACGATGATAGACCTATTTCTGAACATTGCCAGGATTATTTTGATAAGTTTGGTGATTATATGACTGTTTGTACATCTGGACCTCATTGGTTAGATATAATGGAAAAAGGAGTAACAAAAGGAAAAGCTCTTGAGCATATAAAAGAAAGATATGGTCTAAAAAGTGAAGAGATAATGATATTTGGTGACCAGATGAATGATTTAGAGCTTATAGAATGTGGATACTATAGTTATGCAATGGAAAATGCTATAGATGCATTAAAAGAAAAAGCTAGATTTATAGCTGGTAAGAATAGTGAAAATGGAGTGCTAGAAAAAATAAAAGAAGTATTCAATATATAA
- a CDS encoding N-acetylmuramoyl-L-alanine amidase family protein, with amino-acid sequence MTGKDNKNKNKGNSNKKSNVIYIDRNKKTGQISTKNTTKNNKNTTKEKNNVEKNKPVKTKQNTSVKKSNANSSKKAKKIKKPKTSNNTPKKKGRKIKWERVAIAVLLVVALGFCGVKGVQMIKGKLSSANSSTIENNSGSSSSANNENSAAGDSTDKKHPTKGQYDLDDEKKRQSKKYNIVVDAGHGGNDKGSIDSTETVYEKDIALQIAKKVASRLGRESDVNVIMTRTEDKYVSLEERAEIAKRANADALISIHLNAQKKYGDANGLETWYRNGATDGSKELANSVQQTTASYVEIMSRGILRNSFEILRETTMPAVLVECGFITNVSDMKKLNDPNFQDMLAEGIMQGTLTFLDEKNGKN; translated from the coding sequence ATGACGGGCAAAGATAATAAAAATAAAAACAAGGGAAATTCAAATAAAAAAAGTAATGTTATATATATAGATAGAAATAAAAAAACTGGTCAGATAAGTACAAAGAATACAACTAAAAATAATAAAAATACTACAAAAGAAAAAAATAATGTAGAAAAGAATAAACCAGTAAAAACAAAACAAAATACTTCGGTAAAAAAATCTAATGCTAATAGTAGTAAGAAAGCAAAAAAAATTAAAAAACCTAAAACATCAAATAATACTCCTAAGAAGAAGGGGAGAAAGATTAAATGGGAAAGAGTTGCAATCGCAGTTCTTTTGGTTGTGGCATTAGGATTTTGTGGAGTTAAGGGAGTGCAGATGATAAAAGGTAAATTATCAAGTGCAAATTCATCCACTATAGAAAATAACTCTGGAAGTAGTAGCTCAGCAAATAATGAAAATTCTGCAGCTGGGGATAGTACAGATAAAAAACATCCAACAAAAGGGCAGTATGATTTGGATGATGAGAAAAAGCGGCAATCGAAAAAATATAATATTGTTGTAGATGCAGGACATGGAGGAAATGACAAAGGATCTATTGATAGTACAGAAACTGTATATGAAAAGGATATAGCACTTCAGATAGCTAAAAAGGTAGCTTCAAGGCTGGGGAGAGAGTCTGATGTAAATGTAATAATGACTAGAACTGAGGATAAGTATGTAAGTTTAGAAGAAAGAGCTGAAATTGCGAAGAGAGCCAATGCAGATGCTTTAATCTCTATACATCTAAATGCACAGAAAAAATACGGCGATGCAAATGGACTTGAAACATGGTACAGAAATGGTGCTACAGATGGATCTAAAGAACTTGCTAACTCTGTACAACAGACAACGGCATCTTATGTCGAGATAATGAGTAGAGGAATACTTCGGAATAGCTTTGAAATACTTAGAGAAACAACAATGCCAGCAGTATTAGTTGAATGCGGATTTATAACTAATGTATCTGATATGAAAAAATTAAATGATCCCAACTTCCAAGATATGCTAGCAGAGGGAATAATGCAGGGAACTCTTACGTTTTTAGATGAAAAAAATGGCAAAAATTAG
- a CDS encoding Eco57I restriction-modification methylase domain-containing protein — MEKFKAARLYENNLDIEKRKRYGIYYTPVEMVEYIVDNTVGKLDVLKNPCPKILDSSCGCGNFLVYAFEKLIKIFEEKSEELVEKYGDESFKKENIPRYILKNCIYGTDTDKEAVEITKRLLTKVAILGKYEEPIANDDLEEEESWDEYKATYLNEDNWNTSLFKMNIYNQDGLKINWKTKFDIIIGNPPYVGHKLLTKEYKQFIMTKYREVYRDKSDLYFCFYKNSLELLKDDGVIHLITPRYFLESISAELLRNYLEKNAEIEEIIDFLGAEVFDCVGISACIIRMRKKGYGISTTNIYRKKSDKYVYVNDRKNLVESVEEIKNNTKDFESIKISTSRLQSDWIIANEKDMELYLRIEKMQGYRLYEIAESSQGVITGCDKAFILKNNDNRLKNITPKLLKDLAKSRDIEKYVIPKVNHKMIYSNDIKCEDDEKYIFENCINPYKEKLENRRECLKCIRKWYELQWGREKSVFERTKVMYPYKSRENKFAVDYDNLYSSADVYSFYLKDEYKEEFSYEYIVALLNSSIYDKYYKINAKKMSRGIYDYYPNKVMKMKIFKGDNYEKIEEYSKKIMEKKLNISDNIDKLIQKIDLLVEEDIFKDKF; from the coding sequence ATGGAAAAATTTAAAGCGGCGAGATTATATGAAAATAATTTAGATATAGAAAAAAGAAAAAGATATGGTATCTACTACACTCCAGTAGAAATGGTTGAGTATATAGTAGACAATACGGTTGGAAAATTAGATGTATTAAAAAATCCATGTCCTAAAATTTTGGATTCATCTTGTGGATGTGGAAATTTTTTGGTGTATGCTTTTGAAAAATTGATTAAAATATTTGAAGAAAAGTCCGAAGAACTAGTTGAAAAATATGGAGATGAAAGTTTTAAAAAGGAAAATATACCCAGATATATTCTAAAAAATTGTATATACGGAACAGATACAGACAAGGAAGCTGTAGAAATAACTAAAAGGCTTTTGACTAAGGTCGCTATTTTAGGTAAATATGAAGAACCTATTGCAAACGATGATTTAGAAGAAGAAGAAAGCTGGGATGAGTATAAAGCAACCTACTTAAATGAGGATAATTGGAATACAAGTCTATTTAAGATGAATATATATAATCAAGATGGATTAAAAATAAATTGGAAAACAAAGTTTGATATTATAATTGGAAATCCACCGTATGTCGGGCATAAACTTCTTACAAAAGAGTATAAACAATTTATAATGACAAAGTACAGAGAAGTTTATAGAGATAAATCAGACTTATATTTCTGTTTTTATAAAAATTCTCTAGAATTATTAAAAGATGATGGAGTAATTCATTTGATAACACCTAGATATTTTTTAGAAAGTATATCCGCTGAATTGCTTAGAAATTACTTGGAAAAAAATGCAGAAATCGAGGAGATAATAGACTTTCTTGGGGCAGAGGTATTTGACTGTGTAGGTATTTCTGCGTGCATAATACGAATGAGAAAAAAAGGATATGGAATTTCTACAACCAATATATATAGAAAGAAATCAGATAAGTATGTATATGTAAATGATAGAAAAAATCTTGTCGAGAGTGTAGAGGAAATAAAGAATAATACAAAAGATTTTGAGAGCATAAAAATATCTACAAGTAGATTGCAATCAGATTGGATTATAGCAAATGAAAAGGATATGGAGCTGTATCTTAGAATTGAAAAAATGCAAGGGTATAGGCTTTATGAAATAGCGGAAAGTTCTCAAGGTGTTATAACTGGATGCGATAAGGCGTTTATCTTAAAAAATAACGATAATAGATTAAAAAATATAACGCCTAAACTTTTGAAAGACCTTGCAAAGAGTAGAGATATAGAAAAATATGTAATTCCTAAAGTTAATCACAAGATGATATATTCTAATGATATAAAATGTGAGGATGATGAGAAATATATTTTTGAAAATTGTATAAATCCGTATAAAGAAAAGTTAGAAAACAGAAGAGAGTGCTTAAAATGTATTAGAAAGTGGTATGAACTACAGTGGGGGAGAGAAAAAAGCGTATTTGAGAGAACTAAAGTTATGTATCCCTATAAATCTAGAGAAAATAAATTTGCTGTAGATTACGATAATTTATACAGCAGCGCAGATGTATACTCTTTTTATTTAAAAGATGAGTACAAGGAAGAATTTTCATATGAGTATATTGTAGCTCTTTTAAACTCTTCAATATACGACAAGTATTATAAAATAAATGCAAAAAAGATGAGTAGGGGAATTTATGATTATTATCCTAATAAAGTTATGAAGATGAAGATCTTTAAGGGAGATAATTATGAAAAAATAGAAGAATATTCCAAAAAAATTATGGAAAAAAAGCTGAATATATCGGATAATATAGATAAGCTTATACAAAAGATAGATTTGTTAGTTGAGGAAGATATCTTTAAAGACAAATTTTAA